In the Polyangiaceae bacterium genome, one interval contains:
- a CDS encoding protein kinase has protein sequence MSGFELAPGTVFAGDYRILRRLSEGGMGAVFVVEQLSTRAERALKLMHPQLVRDPALRARFEQEAKVSAQIPSDHVVQVIAAGVDEATGMPWLAMELLDGTDLLEAAATGRAGPAMVREIMNQLCHALGAAHARGIVHRDLKPENIFLAAPRRAGIPFTVKVLDFGIAKVTADAGSASTTASLGTPLWMAPEQAGASRGVISPATDVWALGLIAFWLLAGRPYWLGAREGTTLQALMREVLFDPMAPASRRATELVREARLPPGFDTWFARAVHREPEQRFPDAVSAGRALDQVLSGAVDPEAATAVASRPPEAAGYSSNASAQVSAQPSLHAPVQPPAQASVPRTVDDMPPLRQQDLAVAASAVAASPSTARSQAAQRVGTPPGVPAYTAAEWTTAGPQPRMSPVPSEYGPPPHAYVPVPAAPTPWAMTPAGMHPPPAPAASGSRRGWWALLLIVFMGLMAVVVLVTRDFWEPTLLALLEEPDTPAAPATVECPEGTRKSNGSCVKIVDTSCPAGMRFTSRGCVAIVAPEPTVTSPFATNTPSPVPTPPPSPSPASKPTSKSATSAKLVVVCSPNCDTVWIGDRRYGATPLTVFMAPGIYDVTGMKSGYRTATSRRSVVAGQVTAVRFALLPLPTKPAPTTKPAPTSKPAPTSKSN, from the coding sequence ATGTCGGGGTTCGAGCTCGCACCGGGAACGGTATTCGCCGGCGACTATCGCATCCTGCGGCGCCTATCCGAGGGCGGCATGGGCGCCGTGTTCGTGGTGGAGCAACTGAGCACCCGGGCGGAGCGGGCGCTGAAGCTGATGCACCCGCAGTTGGTGCGGGATCCAGCGCTACGCGCGCGCTTCGAGCAAGAAGCGAAGGTATCGGCTCAGATCCCGAGCGATCACGTGGTGCAAGTGATCGCGGCGGGCGTCGACGAGGCGACGGGCATGCCGTGGTTGGCGATGGAGCTGCTCGATGGCACGGATCTGCTCGAAGCGGCCGCGACCGGGCGCGCGGGCCCGGCCATGGTGCGCGAGATCATGAATCAACTGTGCCACGCCCTCGGCGCCGCACACGCGCGGGGCATCGTGCACCGCGATCTCAAGCCCGAAAACATCTTCTTGGCGGCGCCGCGCCGCGCCGGCATTCCGTTCACGGTGAAGGTGCTCGACTTCGGCATCGCGAAGGTCACCGCCGATGCAGGCTCCGCGTCCACCACGGCTTCCCTCGGCACGCCGCTGTGGATGGCGCCTGAGCAAGCGGGGGCCAGCCGTGGCGTCATCTCGCCGGCCACGGACGTTTGGGCGCTTGGACTGATCGCGTTCTGGTTGCTCGCGGGTCGACCCTATTGGTTGGGAGCCCGAGAGGGAACGACGCTGCAGGCGTTGATGCGCGAAGTGCTGTTCGATCCCATGGCGCCCGCTTCTCGGCGGGCCACGGAGCTAGTGCGCGAGGCGCGACTACCACCAGGCTTCGACACTTGGTTTGCGCGCGCGGTCCATCGCGAACCCGAGCAACGCTTCCCGGATGCCGTCAGCGCAGGGCGTGCTCTCGACCAGGTGCTCTCGGGCGCCGTGGATCCCGAGGCCGCGACCGCCGTCGCTTCGAGGCCGCCCGAGGCAGCTGGGTACTCGTCCAACGCGTCGGCGCAGGTATCCGCACAACCATCGCTGCATGCGCCGGTGCAGCCACCTGCGCAAGCGTCGGTTCCTCGCACCGTCGACGACATGCCGCCCTTGCGGCAGCAAGATCTCGCAGTTGCAGCATCCGCAGTCGCGGCTTCGCCCAGCACTGCGCGATCCCAAGCCGCGCAGCGTGTGGGCACGCCTCCGGGCGTTCCTGCCTACACGGCAGCGGAGTGGACGACTGCTGGGCCGCAACCGCGCATGTCGCCGGTGCCTTCCGAGTACGGTCCGCCGCCGCATGCCTACGTTCCCGTTCCCGCGGCGCCCACGCCCTGGGCGATGACGCCCGCGGGCATGCACCCACCTCCGGCGCCCGCCGCATCGGGGTCGCGTCGCGGTTGGTGGGCACTGCTGCTGATCGTGTTCATGGGCTTGATGGCCGTCGTGGTGCTCGTGACTCGGGACTTCTGGGAACCAACGCTGCTCGCCCTGCTCGAGGAGCCCGATACGCCTGCGGCGCCCGCGACCGTCGAGTGTCCCGAAGGGACGCGCAAGAGCAACGGAAGCTGCGTCAAGATCGTAGACACGTCCTGTCCAGCAGGAATGCGCTTCACCAGCCGCGGCTGCGTTGCGATCGTGGCGCCGGAGCCCACCGTCACCAGTCCATTCGCTACGAATACGCCGAGCCCGGTCCCAACGCCGCCGCCTAGCCCTTCGCCTGCCTCCAAGCCGACATCCAAGTCCGCCACTTCGGCAAAGCTCGTAGTCGTGTGCAGTCCGAACTGCGACACCGTGTGGATTGGGGATCGCAGGTATGGCGCAACGCCACTGACGGTATTCATGGCTCCGGGGATCTACGATGTGACCGGAATGAAATCTGGCTACCGCACCGCAACGAGCAGGCGGAGCGTCGTCGCCGGGCAGGTGACCGCGGTCCGCTTCGCGTTGCTCCCGCTACCGACGAAGCCGGCGCCCACGACGAAGCCAGCCCCGACGTCGAAACCGGCCCCGACGTCGAAGAGCAACTGA
- a CDS encoding 4-hydroxythreonine-4-phosphate dehydrogenase PdxA has product MLQRAVLFVSVGCPAGIGPEVAVAAAADRRDVVLVGDRGVISAAARLRGIDAKRLVDFQGVLPPGRHIALVDPGDALSVKDYRPGRPSHRAGRATLRWIDTALALVQQHPGSALVTGPVSKAAIARSGAPGARAFAGHTEHLERSVGAGRSVMCFHCDEITTALVTTHLPVAKAVRSITPEGVERATVELAQFLRRLGTSRPLVAVTSLNPHAGEDELLGSDEKTRIVPGVRRAKRRLGGRATVQGPIGAETAFRLARMGKVDGVVTMLHDQATIPTKLIAFGKAVNVTLGLPLIRTSVDHGTAYDIAWTGRADESGMRAALQLAARLTRPRSARKRK; this is encoded by the coding sequence ATGCTACAACGCGCCGTGCTTTTCGTGAGCGTGGGATGTCCGGCAGGCATTGGCCCCGAGGTGGCGGTAGCGGCCGCGGCGGATCGTCGGGACGTCGTGCTGGTGGGGGATCGTGGCGTGATCAGTGCGGCGGCGCGACTCCGCGGCATCGATGCCAAACGACTGGTGGACTTCCAGGGCGTGCTGCCCCCTGGGCGACACATCGCGCTCGTGGACCCGGGCGATGCACTCTCAGTGAAGGACTACCGCCCCGGTCGTCCGAGCCATCGCGCGGGCCGTGCCACGCTGCGTTGGATCGACACTGCGCTCGCCCTGGTGCAGCAGCACCCCGGTTCGGCGCTGGTGACTGGACCGGTGAGCAAAGCCGCGATCGCGCGTTCAGGAGCCCCGGGAGCGCGCGCCTTCGCGGGTCACACCGAGCATCTCGAACGCAGTGTCGGTGCTGGCCGGAGCGTGATGTGCTTTCACTGCGACGAGATCACGACGGCATTGGTCACGACCCACCTGCCCGTGGCGAAGGCCGTGCGCAGCATCACGCCTGAGGGAGTGGAACGCGCGACCGTGGAACTTGCCCAGTTCCTTCGCCGACTCGGAACCTCCCGCCCCCTCGTCGCCGTCACCTCGCTCAATCCCCATGCTGGCGAAGACGAACTGCTCGGCAGCGACGAGAAGACCCGCATCGTGCCCGGCGTTCGGCGCGCGAAGCGGCGCCTTGGCGGGCGCGCCACGGTGCAAGGGCCGATCGGCGCCGAGACCGCCTTTCGCCTCGCTCGCATGGGCAAAGTCGACGGAGTCGTCACCATGCTTCACGACCAGGCGACGATTCCGACGAAACTGATCGCGTTTGGCAAGGCCGTGAACGTGACCCTCGGTTTGCCCCTGATCCGAACCAGCGTCGATCACGGTACCGCCTACGACATTGCCTGGACCGGGCGCGCCGACGAGAGCGGGATGCGCGCAGCGCTGCAGTTGGCCGCCCGCTTGACGCGACCTCGATCCGCGAGGAAACGTAAATAG
- a CDS encoding MerR family transcriptional regulator, translated as MFRIGEFSRLAQVSSRLLRHYEQLGLFRPAVVDEDSGYRFYRASQLAELNRILVLKDLGFSLEQVGEMVRDELSAEQLRQLLTLRRAEVERDIDVQSLRLRRLEHRIADLDGGADDEDVLFRAVPAALVLSARFTCRSFEEARHFVDEVHLEVPRRFGRTRVDRIVVLQHAPEYEPDELDLEIGWILAEGAEVDALDVAGHRMSVRELPAIETAAICVRVGPPHEAHRHTRAIARRLEDEGFILNGANREVFLRAPSAKEPPVVEMQFPVRRA; from the coding sequence ATGTTCCGCATCGGTGAGTTTTCGAGGCTGGCGCAGGTTTCCAGCCGGCTCCTTCGCCACTACGAGCAACTCGGCTTGTTTCGGCCGGCGGTGGTCGACGAAGACTCGGGGTATCGCTTCTACCGCGCGTCGCAGCTGGCCGAGCTCAATCGAATCTTGGTGCTCAAGGATCTGGGCTTTTCCCTGGAGCAGGTAGGCGAGATGGTGAGGGACGAGCTTTCCGCCGAGCAGTTGCGCCAGCTGCTCACCTTGCGGCGGGCCGAAGTGGAACGTGACATCGACGTGCAGTCGTTGCGATTGCGACGTCTCGAGCATCGCATCGCCGATCTCGACGGCGGCGCGGACGACGAGGATGTGTTGTTTCGTGCTGTGCCCGCAGCGCTGGTCTTATCTGCGCGCTTCACTTGTCGTTCCTTCGAAGAAGCGCGTCATTTCGTCGACGAGGTGCATCTCGAAGTGCCGCGACGTTTCGGGCGAACGCGTGTCGATCGCATCGTCGTCCTTCAACACGCTCCCGAGTATGAGCCCGACGAACTCGATCTCGAGATTGGCTGGATACTCGCGGAAGGCGCCGAGGTCGACGCTCTGGACGTGGCGGGGCACAGGATGAGCGTACGCGAACTGCCCGCGATCGAAACAGCGGCGATCTGCGTGCGCGTGGGCCCCCCTCACGAAGCGCACCGACACACCCGCGCCATCGCGCGCAGGCTCGAGGACGAGGGCTTCATCCTCAATGGCGCGAATCGCGAGGTGTTTCTCAGGGCCCCGTCGGCGAAGGAACCGCCGGTGGTCGAGATGCAGTTCCCTGTGCGGCGAGCTTGA
- a CDS encoding phospholipase D-like domain-containing protein — protein MASLRRLLFLALLPLAMHACSGDESPPSSGSCASGDRSCLPPYLHGKSDSVDPCAQGGWYDDDKCDDGGYCAFPDPDCGPDSNACGDTDASEGMTWSGDAKEGCRLIGADDDIEVVLNEPYCDVCTAVDKNVLKARSKLVAKLVELIDGATTSVDLAQFTFSVAEIADALERAHARGVKVRLAMDSAQNQPGTRAQQLQAKGVEVSFVEGKPSGSNAGLQHAKFVLVDGRTLLTGSANYSSTGTTINEENAILLRGNSAHALIQGFSCHFEAMVQHNPDGAGACSNERVAFAPSGAPRSFIRDQLRAAKSSIDVIMHHFTFTDLVKELRNAAQRGVRVRVLVNATTRSEHQGGVWNELIAAGGRLRYKQVNEAEFQLMHHKLAIVDGRVLVSGSGNWSGTGFFNNFENYALYRQASVLRSYRSLFHRLWTWSLEAPFLDAMQDAATQHQATTKTYFGNLHAHFYAKQSDVALDDGKPERRDDAGQSVPVSIPGAVGDAARHAFEYARDVGKMDFMALSPHCRDGGEDPGDDANMSPEGYAAMSDAARAVSTPEFLALPSMEWSTNSAGNHIGIFGSRVIAKTDRGRFDSMYGQFLPSRDAQGDRPMFMLNHPKTFQSDPAVLAGSWDMVFGVNLLDIPKASERDKKFNDFGIDDYFPLAGQRDSWLRGEAVPDEAVVDETWRNLLKEAGPYARLAEVTLGRGTDLGSETPQNPSIVESFEQPGTFERRTHVRPDYEYFLSRGFHVAPAANHDNHFANWGSGHTSRTALIAAGLSEAQALDAIEQREVYASEDENLVLRVYAFGRVPMGGSIQSPDSSVPLRVYVEDPDYAGPFDVRIYAGSIGKREVTLVSELPGVGAGWQSVSLSLPDIGEHFFYVEVHATDVDREAWSAPIWVERI, from the coding sequence ATGGCTTCTCTGCGCCGGCTCCTGTTCCTGGCTCTCTTGCCGCTGGCGATGCACGCCTGCAGCGGTGACGAGTCCCCGCCGTCCTCCGGCAGTTGTGCTTCAGGTGATCGCAGCTGCCTACCGCCCTATCTGCACGGAAAGTCCGATTCCGTCGACCCATGCGCTCAGGGCGGCTGGTACGACGATGACAAGTGTGACGATGGGGGCTACTGCGCTTTCCCAGATCCGGATTGCGGTCCGGACAGCAATGCCTGCGGGGATACCGACGCGTCCGAAGGGATGACTTGGTCGGGAGACGCGAAGGAAGGCTGCCGCCTGATCGGTGCGGACGACGACATCGAGGTCGTGTTGAACGAGCCCTATTGCGACGTCTGCACCGCAGTGGACAAGAACGTGTTGAAGGCTCGCTCCAAGTTGGTCGCCAAACTCGTCGAGTTGATCGATGGCGCGACGACCTCCGTGGACTTGGCGCAGTTCACCTTCAGCGTCGCCGAGATAGCCGACGCTCTCGAGCGCGCGCACGCGCGCGGCGTCAAGGTGCGCCTGGCGATGGACTCGGCGCAGAACCAACCTGGGACGCGAGCCCAACAACTCCAAGCCAAGGGCGTAGAAGTCAGCTTCGTAGAGGGAAAGCCTTCGGGCAGCAACGCTGGCTTGCAGCACGCGAAGTTCGTGTTGGTGGACGGCCGCACGCTGCTCACGGGCAGCGCCAACTACTCTTCCACCGGCACCACCATCAACGAGGAGAACGCCATTTTGCTGCGAGGCAACTCGGCGCACGCGTTGATCCAAGGCTTCTCCTGCCATTTCGAAGCCATGGTGCAGCACAATCCGGACGGCGCCGGGGCCTGCTCCAATGAACGCGTGGCGTTCGCCCCCAGCGGCGCACCGCGCAGTTTCATCCGCGATCAACTGCGCGCCGCGAAGTCCAGCATCGACGTGATCATGCACCATTTCACCTTCACGGATCTGGTGAAGGAGTTGCGCAATGCCGCTCAGCGCGGCGTGCGCGTGCGCGTGCTGGTGAACGCGACCACACGAAGTGAACACCAGGGCGGCGTGTGGAACGAGCTCATCGCGGCAGGTGGTCGGCTTCGCTACAAACAGGTGAACGAAGCCGAGTTTCAGCTGATGCATCACAAGCTGGCCATCGTCGACGGGCGCGTGCTGGTCAGCGGTTCCGGCAACTGGTCCGGCACTGGCTTCTTCAACAACTTCGAGAACTACGCGCTCTATCGTCAGGCCTCGGTCCTGCGCAGCTATCGCAGCCTCTTCCACCGACTGTGGACCTGGTCCCTGGAGGCACCCTTCTTGGACGCGATGCAGGATGCGGCGACGCAGCATCAGGCCACGACGAAGACCTACTTCGGCAACTTGCACGCGCACTTCTACGCGAAGCAGAGCGACGTTGCCCTGGACGACGGCAAGCCCGAGCGCCGGGACGACGCTGGGCAGAGCGTCCCCGTGAGCATTCCTGGCGCCGTGGGGGACGCAGCGCGACACGCCTTCGAGTACGCGAGAGACGTCGGCAAGATGGACTTCATGGCGCTGTCACCCCATTGCCGCGACGGCGGCGAAGACCCTGGAGACGACGCGAACATGAGCCCCGAGGGCTACGCTGCCATGTCGGATGCGGCACGCGCCGTCAGCACGCCGGAATTCCTGGCTTTGCCGAGCATGGAGTGGAGCACGAACAGCGCGGGCAACCACATCGGCATCTTCGGCTCCCGCGTGATCGCCAAGACGGATCGCGGACGCTTCGACTCGATGTACGGTCAGTTCCTTCCGTCCCGGGATGCGCAGGGCGATCGGCCCATGTTCATGCTGAACCATCCCAAGACTTTCCAGTCGGACCCGGCGGTTCTGGCCGGGAGCTGGGACATGGTGTTCGGCGTCAATCTGCTCGACATTCCCAAGGCCAGCGAACGCGACAAGAAGTTCAACGACTTTGGCATCGATGACTACTTCCCGCTTGCGGGACAGCGCGACAGCTGGCTGCGTGGCGAAGCCGTTCCCGACGAAGCGGTGGTCGACGAGACGTGGCGGAATCTGCTGAAGGAAGCGGGCCCCTACGCGCGCTTGGCGGAGGTGACCCTGGGTCGAGGGACGGATCTGGGCAGCGAGACGCCGCAGAACCCGAGCATCGTGGAGAGCTTCGAACAACCGGGAACCTTCGAGCGCAGGACGCACGTTCGACCTGACTACGAATACTTCTTGAGCCGAGGTTTTCACGTGGCGCCGGCGGCCAACCACGACAATCATTTTGCGAATTGGGGCAGCGGTCACACGAGCCGCACCGCCCTCATTGCGGCGGGTCTGAGCGAGGCGCAGGCTCTCGACGCCATCGAGCAGCGCGAGGTGTATGCCAGCGAGGACGAGAACCTGGTGCTGCGCGTCTACGCCTTCGGTCGCGTGCCCATGGGTGGCAGCATCCAGAGTCCCGACAGCAGCGTGCCGCTGCGCGTCTACGTCGAGGATCCCGACTACGCGGGTCCCTTCGACGTGCGTATCTATGCTGGCAGCATCGGCAAGCGCGAAGTCACCCTCGTCAGCGAGCTGCCCGGAGTCGGCGCGGGCTGGCAATCGGTGTCGCTTTCCCTTCCGGACATCGGAGAGCACTTCTTCTACGTCGAAGTGCACGCCACCGACGTGGATCGCGAAGCGTGGAGCGCCCCGATTTGGGTCGAGCGGATCTAG
- a CDS encoding N-6 DNA methylase: protein MLRAADAKSNKRPRRSEALRALSALLTSPATPEALSALRTVVVATAARAWAAAHGLSPDLLARTRLACRERDAQIQLALEPSRVFPVVDQLLGDLRDAPLEALGGVLERTLDLRATADGLDWVRGRKGSGSFFTPTTWTEHVTRAALDGLGASSPKILDPAVGAGAFLLAAARLLHAGGRDLREILQQQLFGVDRSVLAIATAEASLILLAGDDAALPALERHLVVGNSLVEPGDVEPGDVEPGDAAVLDDQPLSITHTFKDVFTKAPGFDLVLGNPPWVAFAGRAAKPLSPELRKYFATRYRAFRGYPTLHAMFVERAAELAPAGRVALLLPSPLADLDGYKPARRALATTHSVREPLLELGQDAFEGVTQPCFLLLADAGADAARGDAPWILRERSRARVHAKTLAPPAALVRLGQHPRLPQSLFGEMGFQSSGDVSKRLLLRASTPNDGHTYPLLEGRNVHEFREDPPRLFLKPDADVLVRARCRLRPQADYHRARFVVRQTAAYPIAALHAGLPFRNSLIAGFDDDVFAPEVIVALLNSSLYRALHLSLQRDARQAAFPQLKVGHLRRLPAPDPNHACFAKLAGFTAQLTGRGVDAPHRKALDDAVFELFAFDSTDRAATLAFLHERAPKLARD from the coding sequence GTGCTACGAGCAGCGGACGCAAAGTCGAACAAGCGGCCACGACGCAGCGAAGCGCTGCGTGCGCTGAGCGCACTGCTGACGAGTCCCGCGACGCCTGAGGCGCTCTCTGCGCTGCGAACCGTAGTGGTAGCCACTGCCGCACGGGCGTGGGCAGCGGCGCACGGACTGTCCCCAGATTTGCTCGCACGCACGCGCCTAGCGTGCCGGGAACGCGACGCCCAGATCCAGCTCGCGCTCGAGCCAAGCCGAGTATTCCCCGTCGTGGATCAACTGCTCGGTGACCTGCGTGATGCGCCGCTCGAAGCCTTGGGGGGCGTGCTCGAGCGTACCCTCGACCTGCGGGCGACCGCGGACGGGCTGGATTGGGTGCGCGGGCGCAAGGGCAGCGGAAGCTTCTTCACTCCGACGACCTGGACCGAGCACGTGACGCGGGCGGCACTGGACGGCCTGGGCGCTTCGTCGCCGAAGATCCTCGACCCCGCCGTCGGTGCCGGGGCGTTTCTGCTCGCCGCCGCACGGTTGCTGCATGCCGGGGGACGAGATCTTCGCGAGATCTTGCAGCAGCAACTCTTCGGCGTGGATCGCAGCGTGCTGGCCATCGCGACGGCGGAAGCAAGCCTGATCTTGTTGGCTGGCGACGACGCAGCACTACCTGCGCTCGAACGTCATCTGGTGGTGGGCAACTCCCTCGTCGAGCCTGGGGACGTCGAGCCTGGGGACGTCGAGCCCGGGGACGCCGCAGTTCTTGACGATCAGCCGCTGAGCATCACGCATACCTTCAAAGACGTTTTCACGAAGGCTCCGGGATTCGATCTGGTTTTGGGCAATCCCCCGTGGGTCGCGTTCGCCGGGCGTGCGGCCAAGCCCCTTTCCCCGGAGCTGCGGAAGTACTTCGCGACGCGCTATCGAGCTTTCCGCGGCTATCCCACGTTGCATGCGATGTTCGTGGAGCGAGCTGCGGAGCTAGCGCCCGCCGGACGCGTTGCGCTGCTCTTGCCGAGCCCGCTGGCGGATCTCGACGGCTACAAGCCTGCACGCCGAGCTTTGGCGACGACTCACAGCGTGCGAGAGCCACTGCTCGAGTTGGGGCAGGACGCTTTCGAAGGCGTGACCCAGCCTTGCTTCCTGCTGTTGGCGGATGCGGGCGCTGATGCTGCGCGTGGAGACGCTCCCTGGATCCTGCGGGAGCGGAGTCGCGCACGCGTGCACGCCAAGACGCTTGCTCCTCCCGCAGCACTCGTGCGCCTTGGACAACATCCCAGGTTGCCCCAAAGCCTGTTCGGCGAGATGGGCTTTCAGAGCAGTGGCGACGTTTCGAAGCGGCTGCTCCTTCGCGCCTCGACTCCGAACGACGGCCACACCTATCCCTTGCTCGAGGGCAGGAATGTCCATGAGTTTCGCGAGGATCCGCCACGACTCTTCCTGAAGCCAGATGCAGACGTGCTGGTGCGCGCGCGCTGTCGACTACGGCCGCAAGCCGACTACCACCGCGCGCGCTTCGTCGTGCGACAGACCGCCGCCTATCCGATCGCGGCGCTGCACGCGGGCCTGCCCTTTCGCAATTCGCTCATCGCCGGCTTCGACGACGACGTCTTCGCACCCGAGGTCATCGTTGCACTCCTGAACAGCTCCCTCTACCGCGCGCTGCACCTGTCGCTGCAGCGCGACGCGCGCCAAGCGGCATTCCCCCAACTCAAGGTCGGCCACTTGCGACGCTTGCCCGCACCGGATCCCAATCACGCCTGCTTCGCGAAGCTGGCGGGCTTCACGGCGCAGCTCACGGGCCGCGGCGTCGATGCCCCGCACCGCAAAGCGCTGGATGACGCCGTCTTCGAGCTCTTCGCCTTCGACTCCACGGATCGCGCCGCCACCCTCGCCTTTCTCCACGAGCGCGCACCCAAGCTCGCGCGCGACTAG
- a CDS encoding YdcF family protein, which translates to MGMRDWGLGVAAGEVTATRGWIARGAAGFVGLALGLDVARALVARGRPAEWWLSFRGSPLAAAVWTLAAALLLSAWALRPDASPTRRRATLGILAVGMLMAALDTGSFYRVLADGQVSTPIPLPLSLFLACGFGLLFRAVRRGVQPRTERRWLDLAMGFGGTAALLALGQMICFGTTDYRRQADAVVVLGARVYADGTPSLALADRVRTASQLQLEGRAPLLIVSGGPGDGDAHETDAMRAQAIRLGVPATAIVVDRGGIDTNHTADHVARILHQRLPHSSRRPRVLAVSHGYHLPRVKLALEGAGLTAYTVPAKETRKLVRLPIYMAREVIAFWAYALRTTLPRASAPNA; encoded by the coding sequence ATGGGAATGCGCGATTGGGGCCTGGGCGTTGCTGCCGGTGAGGTGACGGCCACACGAGGATGGATCGCGCGAGGCGCCGCGGGTTTCGTTGGCCTCGCCTTGGGGCTCGACGTTGCGCGTGCCCTGGTCGCGCGCGGACGCCCTGCGGAGTGGTGGCTGTCTTTTCGGGGCTCGCCCTTGGCAGCCGCCGTCTGGACGCTGGCAGCGGCGCTGCTGCTCTCTGCCTGGGCGCTTCGCCCCGACGCATCACCGACGCGACGGCGCGCGACGCTGGGGATCTTGGCGGTGGGAATGCTGATGGCCGCGCTGGATACCGGTTCGTTCTATCGCGTGCTCGCCGACGGCCAGGTGAGCACGCCCATTCCGTTGCCTTTGTCGCTATTCCTGGCGTGTGGATTCGGTCTTCTCTTCCGCGCAGTGCGGCGCGGCGTGCAGCCGCGGACTGAGCGCCGCTGGCTCGATTTGGCGATGGGGTTTGGCGGCACCGCAGCCCTGCTCGCCCTGGGACAGATGATCTGCTTTGGCACCACGGACTATCGCCGACAGGCCGACGCCGTCGTCGTGCTGGGCGCGCGAGTCTACGCGGACGGCACGCCGTCCCTGGCCCTTGCCGATCGCGTGCGGACCGCGAGTCAGTTGCAGTTGGAAGGGCGCGCGCCCTTGCTGATCGTGTCGGGCGGTCCCGGTGACGGCGACGCACACGAAACCGACGCCATGCGCGCGCAAGCGATTCGTCTGGGCGTGCCTGCGACTGCCATCGTAGTGGACCGCGGTGGCATCGACACGAATCACACCGCGGATCACGTCGCACGCATCCTTCACCAGCGGCTGCCGCACAGTTCGCGCCGTCCCCGGGTCTTGGCCGTGAGCCACGGCTATCACCTGCCCCGCGTGAAGTTGGCGCTCGAAGGCGCCGGGCTCACTGCCTATACGGTGCCCGCCAAGGAAACGCGCAAGCTGGTGCGGCTACCGATCTACATGGCGCGCGAAGTGATCGCGTTCTGGGCCTACGCGCTACGCACCACGCTGCCTCGCGCCAGCGCACCGAACGCGTGA
- a CDS encoding glutathione S-transferase family protein: MLTILGVPFSAHTRKVIMAAREKQLPYELRALVPLQPELPQTFVDASPLRKIPVLIHAGLAIADSTVIALYLDRVFPERPLYPPDPAAYAQALFVEELVDGALAHHVLHGLLLQRVFGPKFLGSTPDEALITASLEQHIPPRLADLEARLGQSEWFAGSFSYADVTVASILMNMAYAGESLDRSRFPKLHAFLRRALTRDTFAAALKAEAPAARDVGGLDLRLLEELGY; this comes from the coding sequence ATGCTGACAATTCTCGGAGTTCCCTTTTCCGCGCACACTCGCAAGGTCATCATGGCAGCTCGCGAAAAGCAGCTCCCCTACGAGCTTCGCGCGCTGGTTCCGCTGCAACCTGAACTGCCGCAGACCTTTGTCGACGCCAGCCCACTGCGAAAGATTCCGGTGCTGATCCACGCCGGGCTGGCCATCGCCGATTCCACGGTCATAGCGCTCTATCTCGATCGAGTCTTTCCCGAACGGCCGCTCTATCCTCCAGATCCTGCTGCGTACGCCCAGGCCCTGTTCGTCGAGGAACTCGTCGACGGAGCGCTTGCACACCACGTCTTGCACGGTCTGCTGCTGCAGCGAGTGTTTGGACCGAAGTTCCTCGGCTCGACCCCCGATGAAGCGTTGATCACCGCTTCCCTCGAGCAGCACATTCCACCACGTCTCGCCGATCTCGAGGCACGGCTCGGGCAGAGCGAATGGTTTGCTGGGAGTTTCAGCTACGCGGACGTAACAGTTGCCTCAATCTTGATGAACATGGCCTACGCTGGAGAGTCCCTCGATCGATCGCGCTTTCCCAAGCTCCACGCATTCTTGCGCCGTGCGCTCACCCGTGACACTTTCGCAGCTGCGCTGAAGGCGGAGGCGCCGGCCGCGCGAGACGTGGGGGGCCTCGACCTGAGATTGCTCGAAGAGCTGGGGTACTGA